Below is a window of Bacteroidales bacterium DNA.
AAGCAAAGTTGAAACAGGAATAATCCTGTCAGAAGTACTTTAAAGAGGTTAGTAGGATAAATCATTTCTTCAATTAATTGGACAGTTTCTGTTAAGTGTGTTTCAAAATGGCTTCACCAAACTTTTGGTAATCATAATTCCAGCCTTTGTAAAAACTGGATAGGTAATTCACCCCGGCAAAAATATATACGAATTGATTGACAATATGTATCTCCTTGTCCTCCTTCAAATCCTTTAGCAACACAGATTCCTTTAGTATTTCAACCGGTGAGGTATTAAAGAGTACCCTTACTTTGCCAGAAGATGAAGCCATACCAATTCTTTCGCTATTCATGGGTTTCAAACGGCTAAACGTATCACCCCTGTATGATAAGGTTACATTATTATGGTCACAAAGAAGCAACGCTGATTCAATAGCAGAATCACCGCCTCCCACTACCATAATATCTTTACCACTGATATCTTCGGGCTCTAATAATCTGTAGGCTACCTTTTCCAGCATTTCACCCGGAACCCCTAGCTTTCGTGGAGTACCTCTCCGGCCAATGGCGATTAAAACCGTTTTGGTTGAAAGTTTTTCGCCTGCCTGTGTTTCAACCAGAAAATGGTTATTCTCCTTATGAATGGCTTCCACTTTAGTATTTTCCCGGATAGTAAGCTGATTTTTCCCTAATGCGTTTTGCCATAAATCCAGGAGTTCGGTTTTACTGGTTTCAAATAGTTTGACCTTTCCAAAAAGTGGTAAGTCCATGGCTGAGGTCATTACAATTTTTTGCCTGGGAAAGGTATAAACTGTCCCTCCAAGTGTGTCCTGTTCCAGGGTCAGAAACTTTAAGTTGTGCTTTTTAGCTGTCAGGGAAGCTGAAATACCAGCCGGGCCTGCCCCGATTATAATCAAATCATAGGTAGCATCATGACTTCCCCTGAGTGTTCTGACCAGGTTGTCGACCGCCTGTTTGCCTTGTTCTACAGCATTCTTTATGAGTCCCATCCCTCCCAATTCACCGGCAATATAAATTCCATTGACATTGGTTTCAAAATTCTGATTGACATGGGGTAAA
It encodes the following:
- a CDS encoding NAD(P)-binding domain-containing protein, with amino-acid sequence MEILIEQVAIYSVAVLFCLIVVFIYLRKQKRESKKVEEKIIKAKQDGLFEPISLHPVIDANSCIKTGACVAACPEKDIIGIKDGKATTINASRCIGHGACFHACPTQAIMLVIGTETRGVDLPHVNQNFETNVNGIYIAGELGGMGLIKNAVEQGKQAVDNLVRTLRGSHDATYDLIIIGAGPAGISASLTAKKHNLKFLTLEQDTLGGTVYTFPRQKIVMTSAMDLPLFGKVKLFETSKTELLDLWQNALGKNQLTIRENTKVEAIHKENNHFLVETQAGEKLSTKTVLIAIGRRGTPRKLGVPGEMLEKVAYRLLEPEDISGKDIMVVGGGDSAIESALLLCDHNNVTLSYRGDTFSRLKPMNSERIGMASSSGKVRVLFNTSPVEILKESVLLKDLKEDKEIHIVNQFVYIFAGVNYLSSFYKGWNYDYQKFGEAILKHT